The proteins below come from a single Rhizobium sp. EC-SD404 genomic window:
- a CDS encoding ABC transporter permease has product MPFLVQSLIDVQRDIYLTFADTIRAFASGGGWLDLATFLPMAIVFGAVHALTPGHSKTVLATYLAGSTISVARGLAVSLTLSFTLVLMAVIIALFSLPLISIALGSVGRAPAMENVSRGLLGLIGLWMLWRAVRGHRHGDGENKGLLVGIVAGLIPCPLTLFVMIFAMQRGITEAGLAFAAMMMLGVATTLSAVALATVFFRQAFAALIASRLLLLNQVSRVIEGLPGLILVLIAFRTIAEP; this is encoded by the coding sequence ATGCCGTTCCTCGTCCAGAGCCTGATCGACGTCCAGCGGGACATCTATCTGACCTTTGCCGACACGATCCGGGCATTTGCTTCCGGCGGCGGATGGCTGGACCTGGCGACGTTTCTGCCGATGGCGATCGTCTTCGGCGCCGTCCATGCACTGACGCCGGGGCACAGCAAGACGGTTCTAGCGACCTATCTCGCCGGATCGACGATCTCTGTCGCACGCGGTCTGGCGGTTTCGCTGACCTTGTCGTTCACCCTTGTCCTGATGGCCGTGATCATCGCGCTGTTCTCGCTGCCGCTCATTTCCATCGCACTCGGCAGCGTCGGTCGCGCTCCTGCCATGGAAAATGTCAGCCGCGGTCTCCTGGGCCTGATTGGACTATGGATGCTGTGGCGCGCAGTACGTGGGCACCGACACGGTGATGGTGAAAACAAGGGCCTGCTGGTCGGCATCGTCGCCGGGCTGATCCCGTGTCCGCTCACGCTGTTCGTCATGATCTTTGCGATGCAGCGCGGCATCACCGAGGCTGGGCTCGCCTTCGCGGCCATGATGATGCTCGGCGTCGCAACGACGCTTTCGGCTGTCGCGCTGGCGACCGTCTTCTTCCGTCAAGCGTTTGCGGCCTTGATTGCGTCACGTCTCTTGCTGCTTAACCAGGTGAGCCGGGTAATCGAAGGACTGCCCGGTCTGATTCTGGTCCTGATCGCGTTCCGGACAATCGCGGAACCCTAG